The genome window TGCGGTCCAGCGACGGCACGTCCAGCAGGATGTGTTCCACCCCCAGGTCGACCAGCAGGCTGGCCGCTTCCATGGAGAGGAACGGCGGCGGGTCGTCTGCATGGTATTCCTGCACCGCCTTGTGATCACTGTTCGGCAAGGTACGTATGATCAAGGCATGTCGCATGCGCTCGTGATCATGTTCTTCAAGGGCTTCCTTGATGGCATACGCCGTGATCATGCGATCGTTCGGTGCCGGATTTGGCAGGCTCGTTTCGCGAGTTCGTGCATGGGTCATCGGGTTGATGGTGATCAGCGTTGCCGGCAGCAGTCCGAGCCCCGGCATGTCGCCGACACAGATATCGTCGTGCACGATGTGTCCGATGCACTCTGTATGCGTGCCATTGCAGTGCGGTGTGAGTTCGTAGGTCTGCACGTTGCAACTGCCGCCATGGCGCGTGTTGCCGACCCAGTCTCCTGCTGCCAGGTCCTTGCTGCGCGCATCCGGCGCGCCGAAGAAGCGTGGTTGCTCCCCGTTGAAAAGCAGGGGGATCGACAGGTCGATCGGCTTGTCCGGGTCGGCGGAGATCGTCTCGTCGCCAACATCCAGCGACAGGCTCAGGTTGGCTCGTGACATCAGTGCTCTCCCTCAGTACGCGCCTCGAAACGGGAAAGCGGCAGGTCCAGCCATTCCAGTGCGGCGCCATGCAGCAGCAGGTCACGGGTTTCCGGCTCGAGATCCAGCGACTCGATCAGCTCGCCCGGATGATGCTCGCCCAGCGGGAACGGGTAGTCACTGCCGAGGGCAATGCGCTCTGCGCCTACCAGTTCGATCATGTATTTCAATGCAGCCGTATCATGCACCAGCGAGTCCAGCCAGAACCTGCCAAGGTAGTCACGCGGGCTGACAGCATTGTCCACCGCACAAAGATCGGGCCGGACGTCGAAGCCATGCTGGATGCGGCCGATGGTGAAGGGGAAAGCGCCGCCGCCGTGCGCGAAGGCCACTCGCAGTTTCGGCAGGCGCTCGAACACGCCGCCGAAGATCATGGAACAGATTGCCATGGTGGTCTCGGCCGGCATGCCGACCAGCCAGGGCAGCCAGTACTTCGGCATGCGCTCCCTTGCCAGCATGTCCCAGGGGTGCACGAACAGCGCTGCGCCCAGGTCCTGGGCCGCTTCGAAAACCGGGAACAGCTCCGGCGCATCGAGGTTCAGGCCATTGACGTGCGAACCGATCTGGATGCCGGGCATGCCCAGGTCCTTGATGCAGCGCTCCAGTTCCCGGGTGGCAAGATCGGCATCCTGCATCGGCACCGTGCCCAGGGCAACAAAGCGGCTCGGATCGGTCGCAGCAGTCTCGGCAATGTGGTCGTTCAGGAAGCGCGACAGGTCATGGGTGTCGGCCGGCTTGGCCCAGTAGCTGAACATGACCGGTACGGTCGACAGTACCTGCACGTCCACATCTGCGGTATCGCATTCGGCAAGACGCACGCCCGGATCCCAGCAATTGGCCTCGATGGTCCTGAAGAACGTGTCGTTCTTCATCATGTGGGCGCAGCCAGTGTCATTCTGGTGCTCGAGCCGGATCCACTCGCCGTAGCCATACTTGTCGCGCAGGTTGGGCCATTCCTTCGGCAGGATGTGGGTGTGTATGTCGATCTTGAGTGGCTTGCTCATGAGGTGGCCTTGTTGTTCATCTTGTTCTGGCTCAGGTCCAGGCGCATGAAGCGGCTCACCGGGTCGTCGGCGTAATCGGCAAAGGGCCCACAGGGCTCGAAATCGAAACTGGCGTAGAGCTGGCGCGCCGCTTCGTAGAATTCCATGTTGCCGGTTTCGAGCAACAGTTCCGACAGGCCCAGACGCCTTGCATCGGCGATGAGCGTGTCTACCAGCATCCTGCCGATTCCCCGGCCGCGAAACGACGGGTCTACGCACAGGGATTTTATCTCCGCCTGCCGGTTTCCCAGTTCCTTCATGGCAATGCAGCCAGCGACCAGTTCTCCCTGGCTTGCCGACCAGAAGGTCACGCCCGGCTCGATCAGGGCCTCGATGTCGAGTACGTACGGCGCATGCGCCGGATGTGTTGCCCGGCTGGCAGCGATGTAATCCTGGAGGAGCTTCCTTACCGGTTTCCTGTCGGGGCTGTCCTTGCGAATTTCCATGACGGTCACTTCTTTCTCAGGTCCGGCATGACTTCGCCGCATTTGTCACAAGTGCGCTTCGCTTCATCACCGAAATAATTCTCGAACACGGCGTGGAAGTCCTTTTCGATGTCCTTCAGGGGGAAGTACTCCTCGTAGAGGAGATTGTGGCACTTGTCGCAGAACCACATCAGGCCGTCTTTCTCGCCCTCGGTGCGCTTGCGCTCGATCACCAGGCCGACCGAGTTTTCCATGCGCTGCGGGGAATGCGGCACCTTCGGCGGCAGCAGGAAGATTTCGCCCGCCTTGATGGGGTAGTCCACCGGCTTGCCGTCCTGCATGGTCTTCAACACCATCTCGCCTTCGAGCTGGTAGAAGAACTCCGGGCCTTCTTCCCAGTGGTAGTCCGAGCGCGTATTCGGGCCGCCGACCACCATGACGATGAAGTCGCCGTCCGGGTACACGACCTTGTTGCCGACCGGCGGCTTCAGCAGGTGACGGTTGTCATCGATCCAATTCTGGAAATTCAGCACGTTCATGGCATTCATCGCTGTTCTCCTTCGATCATTCCACGACCGCGATGCACTTCAGCTCGATCGCGATCGGCGTCGGCAGGCTGGAGATTTCCACCGTGGTACGGCAAGGCTGGTTGTCCTTGAAGTACTCGGCATAGATGCGGTTGTAAGTCTTGAAGTCGTCTTTCATGTTGGTCAGGAAGACCGTCACATCCACCAGCTTGTCCCAGCTCGAGCCCGAGGCTTCGAGGATGTGGCCGACATTCTGGAACACCGAGTGACATTGCTGCTCGATGTCGTAGGCGGTGATGTTGCCATCGGCATCCAGTGTCACACCGGGAATGTCCTTCGAGCCGCGCTGGCGCGGACCGACGCCGGACAGGAACAAGAGGTTCCCGACCTGGCGGGCGTGCGGGTAGAGGCCGACCGGTTCCGGTGCCTTGTCCGAATCGAATTTCTGACTGCTCATTGTGTCATTGCCCCTCAACGACGCAGCTTGGACAACAGGCGCAGGATTTCCAGGTACAGCCAGACCAGCGTCACGGTCAGGCCGAAGGCGCCATACCATTCCATGTATTTCGGTGCGCCGACCTCGGCGCCATGCTCGATGAAGTCGAAATCCAGCACCAGGTTCAGCGCGGCGATCGTGACCACGACCAGGCTGAAGCCGATGCCGATCGGGCCGGAATCATGGATGAAACCGATGCTCGCACCGAAAAAACCCATGACGAAGTTGACCATGTACAACAGGAAGATGCCGCCGGTTGCGGCAACAATGCCCAGCTTGAAGTTCTCGGTCGCCTTGATCAGCCCGGAGCGGTAGGCGGCCAGCAGCGAGAACAGCGTCAGCAGCGTCAGGCCGACCGCCTGGATGACAATGCCGGGGAACTGCATCTCGAACATGGCGGAGATGCCGCCAAGCGCCAGGCCTTCCAGCGCGGCGTACAGCGGGGCGGTGTAGGGCGACCAGGTCGCCTTGAACACGGTAACGAGTGCAACGACCAGTCCGCCAATGATGCCGATCAACATCAGCGGCATGACGGAGGCCATGGCATCGCTGTTCGGATTGGCCATGGCTTCGTAGAAGCCGTTCCAGGTGTAGCTGGCCGTGAGCAGCAGGATGGCGAACATGATGAAGCACTTGTTCACCGTGCCGGTCAGCGTCATGCGCTCTCCGCTTGCACTGTCATAGCCGCCCAGCGTGCTCGGCTGGGAAAAGGTCTTGTCATTCAGTACCGGGTTGCCTGATCG of Gammaproteobacteria bacterium contains these proteins:
- a CDS encoding Bax inhibitor-1/YccA family protein is translated as MRSGNPVLNDKTFSQPSTLGGYDSASGERMTLTGTVNKCFIMFAILLLTASYTWNGFYEAMANPNSDAMASVMPLMLIGIIGGLVVALVTVFKATWSPYTAPLYAALEGLALGGISAMFEMQFPGIVIQAVGLTLLTLFSLLAAYRSGLIKATENFKLGIVAATGGIFLLYMVNFVMGFFGASIGFIHDSGPIGIGFSLVVVTIAALNLVLDFDFIEHGAEVGAPKYMEWYGAFGLTVTLVWLYLEILRLLSKLRR
- a CDS encoding 3-hydroxyanthranilate 3,4-dioxygenase — encoded protein: MNAMNVLNFQNWIDDNRHLLKPPVGNKVVYPDGDFIVMVVGGPNTRSDYHWEEGPEFFYQLEGEMVLKTMQDGKPVDYPIKAGEIFLLPPKVPHSPQRMENSVGLVIERKRTEGEKDGLMWFCDKCHNLLYEEYFPLKDIEKDFHAVFENYFGDEAKRTCDKCGEVMPDLRKK
- a CDS encoding cyclase family protein, yielding MSRANLSLSLDVGDETISADPDKPIDLSIPLLFNGEQPRFFGAPDARSKDLAAGDWVGNTRHGGSCNVQTYELTPHCNGTHTECIGHIVHDDICVGDMPGLGLLPATLITINPMTHARTRETSLPNPAPNDRMITAYAIKEALEEHDHERMRHALIIRTLPNSDHKAVQEYHADDPPPFLSMEAASLLVDLGVEHILLDVPSLDRMADGGRLSAHHIFFGLPPGERSAKAADRAHCTVTEMIYVPDVVPDGYYLLNLQLPPFMTDAAPSRPIIYQAVIS
- a CDS encoding amidohydrolase family protein, producing MSKPLKIDIHTHILPKEWPNLRDKYGYGEWIRLEHQNDTGCAHMMKNDTFFRTIEANCWDPGVRLAECDTADVDVQVLSTVPVMFSYWAKPADTHDLSRFLNDHIAETAATDPSRFVALGTVPMQDADLATRELERCIKDLGMPGIQIGSHVNGLNLDAPELFPVFEAAQDLGAALFVHPWDMLARERMPKYWLPWLVGMPAETTMAICSMIFGGVFERLPKLRVAFAHGGGAFPFTIGRIQHGFDVRPDLCAVDNAVSPRDYLGRFWLDSLVHDTAALKYMIELVGAERIALGSDYPFPLGEHHPGELIESLDLEPETRDLLLHGAALEWLDLPLSRFEARTEGEH
- a CDS encoding GNAT family N-acetyltransferase, encoding MEIRKDSPDRKPVRKLLQDYIAASRATHPAHAPYVLDIEALIEPGVTFWSASQGELVAGCIAMKELGNRQAEIKSLCVDPSFRGRGIGRMLVDTLIADARRLGLSELLLETGNMEFYEAARQLYASFDFEPCGPFADYADDPVSRFMRLDLSQNKMNNKATS
- a CDS encoding Rid family hydrolase, whose translation is MSSQKFDSDKAPEPVGLYPHARQVGNLLFLSGVGPRQRGSKDIPGVTLDADGNITAYDIEQQCHSVFQNVGHILEASGSSWDKLVDVTVFLTNMKDDFKTYNRIYAEYFKDNQPCRTTVEISSLPTPIAIELKCIAVVE